Proteins from a single region of Mycetohabitans endofungorum:
- a CDS encoding amino acid ABC transporter permease: protein MPQEWILAPKYVGWLLQGFGVTLALAATVIVAATASGFALAMAHSADTWPVRRAAAAYVLVFRNSPLLVQLMFWYFGAATLLPDGLMQWLNTPHTIQAGALSLRWPPFEFVAGWLGLTFYSCAFVSEEFRAGLRGVSGGQRQAAAALGLTRWQAFCHVVLPQAARNAMPPLFGQYMNIVKNSSLTMAIGLAELSYASRQVETETFKTFAAFGVATVLYIGTIAVIEALAHVVQRRHPAARAG from the coding sequence GTGCCGCAGGAGTGGATCCTGGCGCCGAAGTACGTCGGCTGGCTGCTGCAGGGTTTCGGTGTCACGTTAGCGCTGGCCGCGACGGTGATCGTCGCCGCCACTGCGAGCGGCTTCGCGCTGGCGATGGCGCATAGCGCCGATACGTGGCCGGTGCGTCGCGCTGCCGCGGCCTACGTGCTGGTGTTTCGCAATTCGCCGTTACTGGTGCAATTGATGTTTTGGTATTTCGGCGCGGCGACATTGCTGCCCGATGGGCTGATGCAGTGGCTGAACACGCCACATACGATTCAAGCCGGCGCATTGTCGCTGCGCTGGCCGCCATTTGAATTCGTCGCCGGTTGGCTCGGGTTGACGTTCTACTCGTGCGCATTCGTCAGCGAGGAATTTCGCGCCGGCCTGCGGGGCGTGTCCGGCGGACAACGTCAGGCCGCCGCCGCGCTCGGGCTCACGCGTTGGCAGGCGTTCTGCCATGTCGTGCTGCCGCAGGCGGCCCGCAACGCGATGCCGCCATTATTCGGCCAATACATGAACATCGTGAAGAACTCGTCGTTGACGATGGCGATCGGCTTAGCCGAGCTCTCGTATGCGTCTCGCCAAGTCGAGACCGAGACGTTCAAGACGTTTGCCGCATTCGGCGTGGCGACGGTGCTGTATATCGGCACGATCGCGGTGATCGAGGCGCTCGCGCACGTGGTTCAGCGGCGTCACCCGGCTGCCCGCGCGGGGTGA
- a CDS encoding hybrid sensor histidine kinase/response regulator gives MTNRGPALDNLTSVWPMLWVKTIADYAIFALSPDGRILSWNAGGERIYGYTREQALQRMLGDLYPDQDRRAGAPAAALRTAAREGRYESEGWRMRRDGTTFWGSVVMTPLHGAHGQLLGFGKIVRDMSDKKKVHDVAMESERRFRLLVQGVTDYAIFMLSPQGIVTNWNQGARRIKGYQAEEIIGLHFSRFYTPQEAAAGVPQRGLDVAARDGRWESEGWRVRRDGSRFWAHVVLDAIRDDDGELIGFAKITRDITERREAAQALEETRTALFQSQKMEAIGKLTGGVAHDFNNVLQVLRGNLELLENRHGGDAWSRERLAKAIDAVSRGAKLAAQLLALARQQPLKPRVVNLSGVLHGMDDLLRRVLGETIHIETTVADGLWNTLVDSHQLENVILNLAINARDAMLEGGRLMLALTNAALGPQPVAGIPDLRPGEYVMLAVTDTGTGMPSSVIERAFDPFFTTKPEGQGTGLGLSMAYGFVKQSGGHILIRSEPGQGTTVCIYLPRSTATADTVLAPPSVAPQGGNETILVVEDDQAVQATVAETLMGLGYRVLCADDADQALALIRSGVHADVLLSDVVIPGSIRSPELARVALRLRPRLKIVFTSGYTKDAIEDNARLDDSVELLRKPYSREQLAARLRAVLSGHDVSVAAGRARSPVPASGDAAAASCRALQSAERADPPSQGAASACQPSTPDDSAAREQCLRILLVDDDAAATEAVREILSMQGHVTIAAGTAEDALDVIRRDRFDVLLTDVTLPGMSGIELAQRSVNVQRSLRVVFASGNDVPCDYDLGFAWEALRKPYTAEQLGAVLRRP, from the coding sequence ATGACGAACCGCGGACCTGCCCTCGACAACCTGACGTCCGTCTGGCCGATGTTGTGGGTTAAAACAATTGCTGATTACGCGATATTCGCGTTGTCGCCGGATGGCCGCATACTGAGCTGGAATGCCGGCGGCGAGCGTATCTACGGGTACACCCGAGAGCAAGCCCTGCAGCGCATGCTTGGCGACCTGTATCCGGACCAGGACCGCCGGGCCGGCGCGCCCGCGGCCGCGCTGCGCACGGCGGCGCGCGAGGGCCGTTACGAGAGCGAGGGATGGCGCATGCGCCGCGACGGTACGACGTTCTGGGGCAGCGTCGTGATGACGCCACTGCATGGTGCGCACGGCCAGCTACTCGGCTTCGGCAAGATTGTGCGCGACATGAGCGACAAGAAAAAAGTGCACGATGTGGCGATGGAGAGCGAGCGGCGTTTCCGGCTGCTCGTTCAGGGCGTGACTGACTATGCGATCTTCATGCTGTCGCCACAGGGCATTGTCACGAACTGGAACCAGGGTGCGCGACGCATTAAGGGCTACCAGGCTGAGGAGATTATCGGCTTGCATTTCTCCCGCTTTTACACGCCACAGGAGGCTGCCGCCGGGGTGCCGCAACGCGGCCTCGACGTGGCGGCGCGCGACGGGCGCTGGGAGTCGGAAGGTTGGCGCGTTCGGCGCGACGGCTCACGTTTTTGGGCGCACGTGGTGCTCGATGCCATTCGCGACGATGACGGCGAGTTGATCGGCTTTGCCAAGATCACGCGCGACATCACCGAGCGGCGCGAGGCGGCCCAGGCGCTGGAGGAAACCCGTACCGCGCTGTTCCAGTCGCAGAAAATGGAGGCGATCGGCAAATTGACCGGCGGTGTCGCGCATGACTTTAACAATGTGCTGCAGGTGCTGCGTGGCAACCTCGAACTGCTCGAGAATCGCCATGGCGGCGATGCGTGGAGCCGTGAGCGGCTCGCCAAGGCCATTGACGCGGTGAGCCGCGGAGCCAAGCTGGCCGCGCAATTGCTGGCGCTGGCTCGTCAGCAGCCACTCAAGCCCCGGGTCGTCAACCTCAGCGGTGTGCTGCACGGCATGGACGACTTGTTGCGACGCGTGCTCGGAGAGACGATCCATATCGAGACGACGGTGGCCGACGGGCTCTGGAACACCCTCGTAGATAGCCACCAGCTCGAGAATGTGATCCTGAATCTGGCCATCAACGCCCGCGATGCGATGCTCGAAGGCGGCCGGCTGATGCTGGCGCTGACCAATGCGGCGCTCGGCCCGCAACCGGTGGCTGGCATTCCGGATTTGCGTCCGGGTGAGTATGTGATGTTGGCGGTCACGGATACCGGCACCGGCATGCCGTCCAGCGTGATCGAGCGGGCGTTTGATCCATTTTTCACGACTAAGCCGGAAGGGCAGGGAACGGGGCTAGGCTTGAGCATGGCGTACGGCTTCGTGAAGCAAAGCGGTGGGCATATCCTGATCCGTAGCGAGCCGGGACAGGGCACGACCGTGTGCATCTACCTGCCGCGCTCCACGGCGACGGCCGATACAGTGCTGGCGCCGCCGAGTGTAGCGCCGCAGGGCGGCAACGAGACGATCCTGGTGGTCGAGGACGACCAGGCGGTGCAGGCTACCGTGGCTGAGACGTTGATGGGACTCGGCTACCGGGTGCTGTGCGCGGACGACGCAGATCAGGCACTGGCATTGATCCGCAGCGGCGTGCATGCCGACGTGCTGTTGTCGGATGTGGTGATACCGGGCTCGATCCGCAGTCCCGAGCTTGCGCGCGTTGCGTTGCGCCTGCGACCACGGTTGAAGATCGTGTTTACGTCTGGCTATACCAAGGATGCGATCGAGGACAACGCGCGGCTGGACGATAGTGTCGAATTGCTGCGCAAGCCATATAGCCGTGAGCAGTTGGCGGCACGTTTGCGCGCCGTGCTCAGCGGCCACGACGTGTCCGTTGCCGCAGGCCGGGCACGCTCTCCGGTGCCGGCTTCGGGCGATGCGGCTGCCGCGTCCTGCCGCGCCCTGCAGTCTGCGGAACGCGCCGATCCGCCGTCGCAGGGGGCGGCTAGTGCGTGTCAGCCTTCGACGCCAGACGATTCGGCCGCGCGTGAGCAGTGCTTGCGCATCCTGCTGGTCGACGACGACGCAGCGGCGACCGAGGCGGTACGGGAAATCTTGTCAATGCAAGGGCACGTGACGATCGCGGCGGGCACGGCGGAGGATGCGCTGGACGTGATCCGGCGCGACCGTTTCGACGTATTGCTCACTGATGTCACGCTGCCTGGCATGTCGGGGATCGAATTGGCGCAACGCTCGGTGAACGTACAGCGCAGTCTGCGCGTGGTCTTTGCCTCTGGCAACGATGTGCCGTGCGATTATGACTTGGGTTTCGCCTGGGAAGCGTTACGCAAACCGTACACCGCGGAGCAGTTAGGCGCCGTACTGAGGCGGCCGTGA
- a CDS encoding amino acid ABC transporter permease yields the protein MDISILLDNLPYLLVGTFPNGPLGGVALTLVLALTSAFASGVLGLAAGIALAVTHGAVHMALLAVLGFFRAIPVLMLMFWTYFLLPVVLHIDAPGQLTVVCALSLIGGAYLSHAVHAGIRAVGAAQLQAGLSLGFTQMQTLRFVVLPQALRIMAPSFINQWVSLIKDTSLAYIVGVPELSLLATQVNNRLMVYPAQIFALVAFIYVLICTAFDAIASRLVAVATPRPLR from the coding sequence ATGGACATCTCGATCCTGTTGGATAATCTGCCATACTTGCTGGTCGGCACGTTCCCGAACGGGCCGCTTGGCGGCGTGGCGTTGACGTTGGTGCTCGCGCTGACGTCGGCCTTCGCCTCCGGCGTGCTCGGGCTCGCCGCTGGCATTGCATTGGCGGTGACGCACGGCGCCGTTCATATGGCGCTGCTCGCCGTGCTCGGGTTCTTCCGCGCGATTCCCGTGCTGATGCTGATGTTCTGGACATATTTTCTGCTGCCCGTCGTGCTGCATATCGATGCACCCGGTCAGCTAACCGTCGTCTGCGCGCTGTCGCTGATCGGCGGCGCATACCTGTCGCATGCGGTGCATGCGGGTATCCGCGCGGTGGGCGCTGCTCAACTGCAGGCCGGGTTGTCGCTGGGTTTCACGCAGATGCAGACACTGCGCTTCGTGGTGCTGCCGCAGGCGTTGCGGATCATGGCGCCGTCGTTTATCAACCAATGGGTGTCGCTGATCAAGGACACGTCGCTGGCGTACATCGTCGGCGTGCCGGAATTGTCGTTGCTCGCCACGCAGGTCAACAACCGGTTGATGGTCTATCCGGCCCAGATTTTCGCGCTGGTCGCCTTCATCTATGTACTAATCTGTACCGCATTCGATGCGATTGCGTCGCGGCTGGTCGCCGTGGCGACGCCGCGGCCGTTACGCTGA
- a CDS encoding MgtC/SapB family protein — MNWNLIGIAGPVSNLELVGRLLMAAALGSVIGIERERLQWAAGLRTHMLVCVGSALIMIVSTYGFTQVQGKEGVVLDPSRVAAQVVSGIGFLGAGSILLRGEVIRGLTTAASLWTVAGVGLAVGGGLYVASSAATAIILVILVGVKPLERRFIAAKLRREVRLVASRGALSIDTLSEVLGPGSERIKRFIVQQQEDGGDIDEVTIAFSRVTDPEFATIVRRLKQMQGVHHVREVVPS, encoded by the coding sequence ATGAACTGGAATCTGATTGGAATAGCTGGCCCGGTCAGCAACCTAGAGCTGGTCGGGCGGCTGCTGATGGCAGCGGCACTCGGCAGCGTGATCGGCATCGAACGGGAACGGCTACAGTGGGCAGCCGGACTGCGCACCCACATGCTGGTGTGCGTCGGTTCCGCCCTGATCATGATCGTGTCGACCTACGGCTTCACACAGGTGCAAGGTAAGGAAGGCGTGGTGCTGGATCCGTCGCGGGTCGCCGCCCAGGTGGTGTCCGGCATTGGGTTTCTTGGTGCCGGCTCGATCCTGCTGCGCGGGGAAGTCATCCGGGGGCTAACGACCGCGGCGAGCCTGTGGACCGTAGCTGGCGTCGGGCTGGCCGTAGGCGGCGGACTGTACGTTGCGTCCAGCGCCGCAACGGCGATCATCTTGGTGATCTTAGTCGGCGTGAAGCCGCTTGAGCGACGCTTCATCGCGGCCAAGCTCCGCCGCGAAGTGCGGCTCGTCGCCAGCCGCGGTGCGTTGTCGATCGATACCTTGTCCGAGGTGCTTGGCCCGGGCAGCGAACGCATCAAGCGCTTCATCGTACAGCAACAGGAAGACGGCGGCGACATCGATGAGGTGACGATCGCGTTCTCGCGGGTCACCGATCCGGAATTCGCGACCATTGTGCGCCGACTCAAGCAGATGCAGGGCGTGCACCACGTGCGTGAGGTCGTTCCGTCATAG
- a CDS encoding IMPACT family protein codes for MSPARLLANPAYPRKSCQLPTYTLAAAVHAELDIRKSRFISAVVPVENRDTAMTEVHRLRTVHPDATHVCWALLAGGQSGMSDDGEPSGTAGRPMLEVLRHQNLDGVLATVMRYYGGIKLGAGGLVRAYTDAVATALQHAQRIERIAQRHLTIEADYADEARIRHWIAQQGHVLADSQHGMRVTLTIVLPQDALDAAQQALRDLTHGRAALAPH; via the coding sequence ATGTCGCCGGCACGGCTGCTGGCAAACCCTGCCTATCCCCGAAAGTCCTGTCAATTGCCGACCTACACGCTCGCCGCTGCCGTCCACGCGGAACTGGATATTCGCAAGAGTCGCTTTATCAGCGCCGTCGTGCCAGTCGAAAACCGCGATACCGCGATGACCGAAGTCCATCGCCTGCGCACCGTCCATCCGGATGCGACGCACGTTTGCTGGGCGCTGCTCGCCGGCGGCCAGTCTGGCATGTCCGACGACGGCGAGCCGTCCGGCACCGCCGGCCGCCCAATGCTGGAGGTGCTGCGCCATCAAAACCTGGACGGCGTGCTCGCGACGGTGATGCGCTACTACGGCGGCATCAAGCTCGGTGCGGGCGGACTCGTGCGTGCGTACACGGACGCGGTTGCGACGGCGCTGCAGCACGCGCAGCGCATTGAGCGCATCGCCCAGAGGCACTTGACCATTGAGGCCGACTATGCGGATGAGGCACGTATCCGACACTGGATCGCGCAACAGGGCCATGTGCTCGCCGACAGCCAGCATGGCATGCGTGTCACACTGACCATCGTACTGCCGCAGGATGCGCTGGACGCCGCCCAGCAAGCATTGCGCGACCTGACCCACGGGCGTGCCGCGCTCGCGCCGCACTAA
- a CDS encoding ABC transporter substrate-binding protein, whose amino-acid sequence MKSTVFSTLLAGLLIVAAGVAHADRLDDIKKAGVLRVATFDSNPPFGFVDAKTHHIVGLDVDYAKALADKLGVKLKLQPTNPANRIPFLTSRKVDLVLANFTITEERAKQVDFSIPYFASGQQFLAKKGVLKSAEQLNGLRVGADKGTINEITLREKFPQATIVAYDDTPFAFAALRAGNVQAITQDGPKLVGLLANVPDKQHYEIPAFTISNDYMGVGIPKGETRLIAFVNDTLRGLEKSGAAEQIYNRWFGPHTSTPLPRLFKIGDKV is encoded by the coding sequence ATGAAATCGACAGTGTTTTCCACGCTGCTGGCCGGCTTGCTGATCGTCGCGGCCGGCGTTGCTCACGCTGACCGGCTCGACGACATCAAGAAGGCGGGCGTGTTGCGGGTGGCGACGTTCGACAGCAATCCGCCATTCGGCTTCGTCGATGCGAAGACGCATCACATCGTCGGCTTGGACGTCGATTACGCTAAAGCGCTAGCCGATAAGCTCGGCGTGAAGCTCAAGTTGCAGCCGACTAATCCGGCGAATCGGATTCCGTTCCTCACGTCCAGGAAGGTCGATCTCGTGCTGGCCAACTTCACGATTACCGAGGAGCGTGCCAAGCAAGTGGACTTTAGTATTCCGTATTTTGCATCCGGCCAGCAGTTCCTCGCCAAGAAGGGCGTGCTCAAGTCGGCCGAGCAGCTCAACGGTCTGCGGGTCGGCGCGGACAAGGGTACCATCAACGAAATCACGCTGCGCGAGAAATTCCCGCAGGCCACCATTGTCGCGTACGACGACACGCCGTTTGCGTTCGCCGCGCTTCGGGCCGGCAACGTGCAGGCGATCACGCAGGACGGTCCAAAGTTGGTCGGCCTGCTCGCCAACGTGCCCGACAAGCAGCACTACGAAATCCCGGCCTTTACGATTTCCAACGACTATATGGGCGTGGGTATTCCGAAAGGCGAGACGCGGCTGATCGCGTTCGTCAACGATACGCTGCGCGGGCTGGAGAAGAGTGGCGCGGCCGAACAAATCTACAATCGCTGGTTTGGCCCGCACACGAGCACGCCGCTGCCGCGCCTGTTCAAGATCGGCGACAAGGTCTGA
- the corA gene encoding magnesium/cobalt transporter CorA, with product MLINCAAYHDGRKMGDIPVGDISEYVAKPDCFVWVALKDPDPEELAQMAHEFGLHELAVEDARHGHQRPKIEEYGASLFAVLHTVEQTSDKELEVGEVAVFVGANYVLTIRAGSQQGFQDVRARCERDVHLLRHGSAFVLYALIDSVVDRYFPVVEALIDESEIVEDRIFEKKGTAASRDVVEDLYSLKRRFVRLHHHVAPLLEAVGKLQGGRVPALCAGMEAYFRDVYDHLVRIDKLIEGRREMISTAIQVNLGMISLAESETTKRLGAFAALFASPTMIAGIYGMNFQSIPELHWQYGYPVCLTVMLAIDAVLWWRFRKAGWL from the coding sequence ATGCTGATCAACTGCGCTGCATACCACGATGGTCGCAAGATGGGCGACATCCCGGTGGGTGACATTAGCGAATACGTCGCGAAACCGGACTGTTTTGTTTGGGTGGCGCTGAAAGACCCGGATCCCGAAGAATTGGCACAGATGGCACATGAGTTCGGCTTGCACGAGCTGGCGGTCGAGGACGCACGCCATGGCCATCAACGGCCGAAAATCGAAGAGTATGGCGCGTCGCTGTTCGCTGTGCTGCACACGGTCGAGCAAACGTCAGACAAAGAATTGGAAGTTGGCGAGGTGGCGGTTTTTGTCGGCGCGAACTATGTGTTGACCATTCGCGCCGGCAGTCAGCAGGGCTTTCAGGACGTGCGTGCCCGTTGCGAGCGCGACGTGCATTTGCTGCGGCACGGCTCGGCTTTCGTGCTGTACGCACTGATCGACAGCGTGGTGGACCGCTATTTTCCCGTCGTCGAGGCGTTGATCGATGAGTCGGAGATCGTCGAGGACCGGATCTTCGAGAAGAAGGGCACTGCGGCCTCGCGTGACGTGGTCGAGGACCTGTATTCGCTCAAGCGCCGCTTTGTGCGGCTGCATCACCATGTCGCGCCTTTGCTGGAGGCGGTGGGGAAGTTGCAGGGTGGCCGCGTCCCGGCGCTGTGCGCCGGCATGGAGGCGTATTTCCGTGATGTCTATGATCATCTGGTGCGCATCGACAAGCTAATCGAAGGTCGCCGAGAGATGATCTCGACCGCGATTCAGGTGAACCTAGGCATGATCTCGCTGGCTGAAAGTGAGACGACTAAGCGGCTCGGCGCGTTCGCCGCGCTGTTCGCCAGTCCGACGATGATTGCGGGAATCTACGGGATGAATTTCCAGAGCATACCGGAGCTGCACTGGCAGTATGGCTATCCGGTTTGCCTGACGGTCATGTTGGCGATCGATGCGGTATTGTGGTGGCGGTTTAGGAAGGCAGGCTGGCTTTGA